From Syntrophorhabdaceae bacterium:
CCTTGACACGACCAATATGGAGGCTATGGAGGCGGGTCTTGCGGTGTGCAGAAATAAGGCCCTGATCAACTCTATTTCGGCGAGGCCGGAAAGGATCACTAAGCTTATGCCGCTCGCCAAGAAATACGGCGCGTCCTTTATCGGTCTCACCCTGGGTTTAGAAGGCATCCCCAGAGACGTGAATGAACGCGGGCTCTTTGCCGCTGAGATTATCGCTGCGGCAGCCGCCATAGGCATACCGGAGGAGAACATATGGCTCGATCCCTTGATCCTGCCGGTCAATACCCAGCAAATGCAGCTTCAGGGCTGTTTGGAATTCATCATGATGCTCAAGGATTTGTCTCCCTACTGCAAATCTACATGCGGGATCTCAAACGTATCAAACGGAGTGCCCAAGACCTTAAGGGGTATTCTAAACAGGACCTATCTTATCATGGTCAAAAGATACGGTATGTACTCCGCCATCGTCGATGCATTCGACAAGGAATTGTATGACATAGCCAAGGGGAAGATGCCCGGGCTCGAAGCCCTTGTGCACCGGGCGATGGATGGGGAGGAGCCCGATGTTGCGGCCCTTTCGAAAGAAGAGGCTGATTACGTGAAAACCACGCGGGTGCTTCTCAACCGGACACTCTATTCCGATTCCTGGCTTGACCTGTAACGGCAGGTTTATGTTCTTCAATTCACCTTTTCTTGTTTTGTCTTCAGCGGATACCGAGAGGGCGCATCTGCGCATTACCACCGTCCCCTGTTCAAATAGTAATTGAAGGGTTGCACTCGTTTCAGACTATTTTTTCGGGCGTATATTCACGAGCAATACCCCCGTGAGAACAGCGCCAAGCCCCGCGAGAAACGTGGCGGTCAGTTTTTCTCCCAAAAGCGTTGCACCGAGCAGGGTTGCTGCCATAGGGTTCAGGTTTGCGTATACCGCTACCTGGGTCGGGGACAAATGCGTGAGGGCAAAGGTCCAGAGAAAATTTACCGCACCGCCAAATAGACCGAGAAGGATTACGAGCACGATCGCCAGGGCGTGCGCGTGCGCAAGCTGTGACAGAGGATTTTCCAATGCGAAGGGAGCTGCGTGCAACGAGACAAAGGGCGATAAGCAGGACGAGACCTCCCTGACCAAACCGCAGGATGGCAAGCGTCAAAGGTGGGATCTCCCGCACGGCAACTCTTACCGCCACAACCGATGCCCCGACCAGGACAGCCGCAACGAATGCATATATATTGGCGTTCAATTCACTTCTTGTCACCGCTATCGCCTCACCGCGGGAACTCGATTACGCCCCGGGCTTTCAGCTCGAGCGGCAAAAGAGTGTGATAGATGAACTGATGAAGGGGGGTCAACTGACCCGCATCCCGGCCGAGCCGCACCACGGCCCCATTCCACGCCTCGAGTTCGGACGGTTTACCTTCCGCGATATCCCTCTGGAGCGAGGTTGTTCCGCTTGGTGCCAAAGAGCTGAGAAATGCCATCGCTTTTTCCATACTGTCATCCGGAAGTCCTACGTGACGGGCTTTGGCCACCAGAATGACTTCGGTCAATGCCTGTGTTAAGAGTTGCCTCGTTTCTGGGATGGTCCGTATCACCCCGATGGGTGCCCTTGACACTGCCCCGATCCCTCCGAACGAAACCACCACCAGGAATTTTTCCCAGAGCGATACCTGGATATCCGAAGGAACTTCGACTTTCACTCCGGCACGTTGGAAAGCAACTCTGAGCTTTTCAGTCCGTCCGCTCGGCCCTCCGGTGAGCTCCCCAAATTTGATAAAATGCGATTCGCCGATGCTGCGAATTCGTCCGGGACCGACGATCCAGCTTAAGGTCCCGCACAGGCCTCCAACGACGCGCTTAGGCCCGAGAACCTCCGCCAGTTGTGAAGATGCCTCCACGCCATTCTCAAGCGGCACAACGAAGGTATCCGACCCCATCATGGGCTTTATTGCCCGCGCGGCCTCAGTTACCTGCCACGTCTTAACACCGAGGAGGACGACATCAACAGGTCCCGCCCGGTGAGGGTCGTCGGTCACCTGCGCAGGCTGAATGAGAACCTCGCCTGCAGTGGTTTCGAGGCAAAGCCCGTGTTGCCGAATTGCTTCTAAATGCTTGCCCCGGGCTATAAAGACAACATCTTCACCGGCGCGGGCCAGCTGGGCGCCAAAGTAGCCGCCGGCACCGCCTGTGCCGAAGACCGCAATTCTCATGATAGCCTCCTCATCGCTTCACTGATGTCGATTGTCGCAGCACGTAATCGACCCAAAGCACTGTAGCCTCGAGTAACATCCCTCCTCACGGCTTGTTTTTCTTATGCCTTTTTAAACGTATCTGATCCAGGTTCTGCTCTTTGGAAAAGTAAGCCCTATTCAGGAGCTCCATCTCCTCCGATGTAGAAACCGAGCACGCACGAGAACGAAGTGTATCTGATTTTGCAAGCGCGGCCTTTACGAGTTCACAGGCATAGGCATCACACAACCCGCAGTTATCGATGCCTCGCTCGTACGCGCAGGTCCTTATCTCGTTATAGGCGCATTTGTTTTGAGGGGTGCACCCATAACAGGCGAGGTCCGTGGCCGGTATAGATGGTTCTCTGAGACCAAGCCGCACCCATAGCCCTTTGACCTTTTCCAGATCTTCGGCCTTGCCTCCCCTCGTAGCGATATACCTGGGGCAGTAAAGACAATTGTCACCGCAAACACCCATCGTTGCCATGATCATCCTCCTTAATCATCGGCCCATGCGTCCTACGCGCGGGCGCCATGGGCTCGACCCGTGAACACTCATGGATCTGCCGCGTGTAGTTACTTAAGCCCCCGATGACGACAAAGTTAAGAGAGGTTGCAATTGGTAAATGTTAGTATGCGTCTTGTGGGTTGTCAATCATAATATCAGTCTTACATCCGGTCTTTCTCGTAAACTTTGCGTATCTCTCACAGGTACGAGCGCGTCCGGGGCCGCCCCCCTTTTTTCATTATCGTTCAGAGGTTGTGTCCCCACGTAAGGGCGGTCTTCATGATGCCGCATCTTACGCGCATGTCACTTAATTCGTAACCCGTATCGAGGAACGGATAAAAGACCAAAACCGATTCCGTCGGCGTGATGGTGATCTTGCTTAGCTCGGGCAGGAGCTCCTGTTTTCTTTGCATCATATCGAGCAGTACAACCTTCAGGCTCTGAGCCGCCTCGGAGGGCGACACGTTTGCAGGATAGAGAAGAATATCACGCATTTCATTGAGAGTAGTCCCGTCAGGGTTGGTGAGCGTCATGCGATGGGCCGTTCTCAAGAAAATAGAAGGCGCGATCTTGAACGCCGGTGTCCAGAAATAAAGATCCGACTCTGTGCGGCCGCACTGCGAGAATGCCACGGGATCAGACGCTCTCAGCAGGTCGCCGTACGATTTAAGGTTTATGCCGTCAATAAGGACCTTTGTCCTCCAGAAAGGCAAGAAGGCGTATTTCCCCGCGGGGTTATCAGGGCTTAAGACCCGAAAATCCAGGGCCTGCAGATCGCCCTGATCGATAGCGTGCCAGCAGGTGTCGCAGTGCGCGCAGACGAGCACGCAGCTATCGCGCTCAGCCGAGAGGTTAAAACCGCATTGAGGACAGAGAGTGGACAAAAAGCGTATGCCCCAGTCTCCCCGGGACAAGATCCCGTCCATACTCTCTGTATCCACCGCGGCATTAACCGCGTCCCCGGTGAGCCCGTCATAAAACGTTTGGTCTTTTATGAAGAAGGGTGCGTACACAAGATGCGCCTGTTCAGCCACGAAAGATTCTAAGTAGAGTTTATCCTCTCGGGCCTCTGTGCCTGCGGTGCTCAACTCACTGCCTAATGCCGCTCTTAAGTTAAGGGAGGAGAAACCGGTAGTCTCCCTAAAAAGGCCCGCGCTGGAGGACCAGTCCGTTTGCGATTCCATGAAGGCGAAAGAAAAGACAACCTGTGGTTCCAGGTAACGTTCACCTTCCTTTTTGTCTGCGAATTTGAGACTTACAGCCTGGGGTCGCACGCCAAGCGTGTCGGGAAGTCCTTTAAAGTTTACGGCAAGGATCGTTCTGTCGATGAGCGTGTCCTTAATCCCGCTCGTTCTGCAGGCGAAGCGTATGCCCCTCACGCGCCAATAAGGGATATAGACGATTTTTTCCGTCACGCCAAAGGCAGGAGAAAAAGCATAGCGGAAGTAGTCGGACGGCTGGATGTAGAGGTTTGTTTTGCAGAAACTGCACGCAAGAAGCCTGTCCGTTTCTTCAAAGGCCACGGGGCCTCCACACTGCGGGCACTGGTGTTCAATGCGCATACAGACCGCTATATCTTCTCACCGCACTGATTGCAGTAAGTGGCCCCGGGGATGTTTTCTGTCTTACAATGAGGGCAAACCGCGGCCGATTGCTTATCTGTCGTGGCCTGGCCGCAAAAGGGACAATACCTGGCATGAGGCGGCACGTTCTTGCCGCAGCTCGCACACTGTTGATATATGAGAAGCTGGTGCCCGCAGGAAGGACAGAACTTTGCATCCGCCGTAATGTCATTCTTGCAGTCGGGACATTTGAGAGACGCCTTACTTTGTGGATCGTTTTTTGCCATTTCCGAATACATGGCTGGCATCATGAATCCTAACCCCATGCCAAGTCCGGCACCGGCCTGTGCGGGATTCTGCGCAGCTTCCTCAACGGCCATGGCAGCCTTCATTTTGAGGAGTTTATTGAGGTCATCGAAGATACCGAGTTTACTCTTGTCGTCTATGGCCTTCTGCACCTCCGGCGGAGGCGTAATGGAGTCGATGTAGAGATTGGAGAGCATAATGCCGAAACGAGCAAAATCCTGCTCTAAGGTCTTGATGAGACCTTCCGATATGGCTTCGTATTGGCCGGGAAGGTTAAAGACGGTATCGAGTTTTTCACCGAGATAGTCGTTGAACCTTGACACGATCACCTTGCCGAGGTAGTCCTCGATATCGGACACCGTATACACGTTCTGGGTGCCCACGATTGAGTTAATAAAGAGTGTAGGCTGTGCCACCCTGATGTTAAAGACGCCGAATGCCCTTAAACGTATGAGACCCAGCTCGGCGTCCTTGAATGCAACAGGGTCTCTCGTACCCCAGGCGAGGTTCGGGAAGGTCTTCATGTTTACAAAGTAGACCTCAGCGCGAAGCGGGCTT
This genomic window contains:
- a CDS encoding dihydropteroate synthase, with the translated sequence MILIGENLNVMSRLVGEAFKKREPQPVRAMVEAEVRAGVDLIELNIGPARKGGREFMEWLVNLVQDVTDLPLSLDTTNMEAMEAGLAVCRNKALINSISARPERITKLMPLAKKYGASFIGLTLGLEGIPRDVNERGLFAAEIIAAAAAIGIPEENIWLDPLILPVNTQQMQLQGCLEFIMMLKDLSPYCKSTCGISNVSNGVPKTLRGILNRTYLIMVKRYGMYSAIVDAFDKELYDIAKGKMPGLEALVHRAMDGEEPDVAALSKEEADYVKTTRVLLNRTLYSDSWLDL
- a CDS encoding DMT family transporter codes for the protein MENPLSQLAHAHALAIVLVILLGLFGGAVNFLWTFALTHLSPTQVAVYANLNPMAATLLGATLLGEKLTATFLAGLGAVLTGVLLVNIRPKK
- a CDS encoding 2-dehydropantoate 2-reductase, with translation MRIAVFGTGGAGGYFGAQLARAGEDVVFIARGKHLEAIRQHGLCLETTAGEVLIQPAQVTDDPHRAGPVDVVLLGVKTWQVTEAARAIKPMMGSDTFVVPLENGVEASSQLAEVLGPKRVVGGLCGTLSWIVGPGRIRSIGESHFIKFGELTGGPSGRTEKLRVAFQRAGVKVEVPSDIQVSLWEKFLVVVSFGGIGAVSRAPIGVIRTIPETRQLLTQALTEVILVAKARHVGLPDDSMEKAMAFLSSLAPSGTTSLQRDIAEGKPSELEAWNGAVVRLGRDAGQLTPLHQFIYHTLLPLELKARGVIEFPR
- a CDS encoding DUF3795 domain-containing protein, whose protein sequence is MATMGVCGDNCLYCPRYIATRGGKAEDLEKVKGLWVRLGLREPSIPATDLACYGCTPQNKCAYNEIRTCAYERGIDNCGLCDAYACELVKAALAKSDTLRSRACSVSTSEEMELLNRAYFSKEQNLDQIRLKRHKKNKP
- a CDS encoding SPFH domain-containing protein, translating into MGVNNKIFMEVIEWFDDTGKEIAHRIPGEGSGEIKYGAQLTVRESQAAVFFYEGKAYDAVGAGRYTLSTLNIPVITKILSLPWGFTSPLRAEVYFVNMKTFPNLAWGTRDPVAFKDAELGLIRLRAFGVFNIRVAQPTLFINSIVGTQNVYTVSDIEDYLGKVIVSRFNDYLGEKLDTVFNLPGQYEAISEGLIKTLEQDFARFGIMLSNLYIDSITPPPEVQKAIDDKSKLGIFDDLNKLLKMKAAMAVEEAAQNPAQAGAGLGMGLGFMMPAMYSEMAKNDPQSKASLKCPDCKNDITADAKFCPSCGHQLLIYQQCASCGKNVPPHARYCPFCGQATTDKQSAAVCPHCKTENIPGATYCNQCGEKI